From the Malus domestica chromosome 17, GDT2T_hap1 genome, one window contains:
- the LOC103428698 gene encoding ubiquitin carboxyl-terminal hydrolase 5 isoform X1, whose product MEAVSLCSSSSTELSPEEERILIRDIALAAEANSKEGDVFYLLTQRWWQRWIDYVNHDQPNNPNDASSVSEHCDSPGSSALKRPAGIDNSDLIYDAASEDTNSGMEIHDTLLEGRDYVLLPHEVWNRLHKWYGGGPTLPRKVISSGLSQPEMAVEVYPLRLQLLVMPKGDRSTVRISKKETIAELHRRACDIFDLSLEQVCIWDYYGRRKHALMNDMDKTLDDANIQMDQDQILVEVLNPVNGNTSGGSPSSVRSLEKEASSVLVEPSKSSLSIAGGLSATRGASKNYSSELIHSQGLIARELDTTYPTTGVSTRGSSVGLTGLQNLGNTCFMNSAIQCLVHTPEFARYFREDYHQEINWQNPLGMVGELAVAFGELLRKLWAPGRTPVSPRPFKSKLARFAPQFSGYNQHDSQELLAFLLDGLHEDLNRVKHKPYIKSRDADGRPDEEVADEYWANHTARNDSIIVDVCQGQYKSTLVCPVCNKVSVTFDPFMYLSLPLQSTTTRTMTVTVFSCDGSALPSACTVTVPKQGRCRDLIQVLSNASSVKHSEKLLLVEIRNHMIQRFLEDPLISLSTIKDDDHLAAYKVPKLPNKTKYLQLIHRRREQGISDSQVASGWRPYGIPLVSPISCVDEIKGGNIQTIVHKMLSPMLKAKSMDISGVSSTTAGSDASLELGLRETCTDSIVSNSASKDITSSEVVKAQELPLKLVAENNSCIDLSARKDKAIKLASSSTSILIYVDWSQKLSEKYDTHYLETLPEVYKYGPVTKKARTEPLSLYTCLEAFLREEPLVPEDMWYCPKCNERRQASKKLDLWRLPEVLVIHLKRFSYSRSMKHKLETFVDFPIHGFDLTRYVANKNNSRRQLYELYALTNHIGGMGSGHYTAHIKLLDENRWYSFDDSCVSPINEDEVKSGAAYVLFYRRVPTEDAAVSDVA is encoded by the exons ATGGAGGCGGTGTCGCtgtgcagcagcagcagcacagAGCTTTCGCCGGAGGAAGAAAGGATTTTGATACGAGACATTGCTTTGGCTGCTGAAGCCAATTCCAAAGAGGGCGATGTCTTCTACTTGCTCACCCAAAG ATGGTGGCAACGTTGGATTGATTATGTGAACCATGACCAACCCAATAACCCGAATGATGCATCCTCGGTGTCGGAGCATTGTGATTCGCCCGGTTCCAGTGCCTTAAAGAGGCCTGCTGGTATTGATAATTCTGACTTGATATATGATGCAGCATCAGAGGACACCAATTCGGGCATGGAGATACATGATACGTTACTGGAAGGCCGCGATTATGTCTTGCTCCCGCATGAAGTTTGGAACCGATTGCATAAATG GTATGGTGGTGGTCCAACATTGCCAAGGAAAGTGATTAGTTCAGGTCTTTCTCAGCCGGAGATGGCAGTAGAAGTGTACCCTCTGCGGCTTCAATTACTTGTGATGCCAAAAGGTGACCGCTCTACTGTACGAATAAGCAAGAAG GAAACCATTGCAGAGCTTCACAGAAGAGCTTGTGATATCTTTGATCTTAGCTTGGAACAA GTGTGCATTTGGGATTACTATGGACGCCGGAAACATGCCCTGATGAACGACATGGATAAAACTCTTGATGATGCCAATATACAGATGGATCAGGAT CAGATTCTGGTGGAGGTGCTTAACCCTGTCAATGGTAACACATCGGGCGGATCCCCGAGTTCTGTTCGCTCTTTAGAGAAGGAAGCTTCCTCTGTTCTTGTAGAGCCTTCTAAGTCAAGCTTGTCGATTGCAGGAGGTTTATCTGCAACCAGGGGTGCATCAAAGAACTACAGCTCAGAGCTCATACATAGTCAAGGCCTGATTGCAAGGGAACTGGATACTACATATCCTACGACTGGTGTTAGTACTAGGGGGTCATCTGTTGGTTTGACTGGGTTGCAAAACCTTGGGAATACTTGTTTTATGAATAGTGCTATACAGTGCCTCGTTCATACACCGGAGTTCGCTAGATATTTTCGGGAAGATTATCATCAAGAGATAAACTGGCAAAACCCTCTAGGCATGGTT GGTGAGCTAGCTGTAGCATTTGGTGAGTTACTGCGGAAGCTATGGGCACCTGGACGAACACCAGTGTCCCCTCGAccttttaaatcaaaacttgCTCGCTTTGCGCCTCAGTTTAGTGGTTATAATCAGCACGATTCTCAG GAGCTTTTGGCATTTTTGCTAGATGGTCTTCATGAAGATCTGAATCGCGTGAAACACAAACCTTATATAAAGTCTAGAGATGCTGATGGCCGGCCTGATGAAGAAGTCGCGGATGAGTATTGGGCAAACCACACTGCTCGTAATGATTCTATAATTGTTGATGTGTGCCAA GGCCAATATAAGTCAACTTTGGTTTGTCCCGTTTGCAATAAAGTCTCTGTTACGTTTGATCCCTTTATGTACCTTTCGTTGCCACTCCAGTCCACCACCACTAGAACAATGACAGTGACAGTTTTTTCTTGCGATGGAAGTGCATTGCCGTCTGCTTGCACTGTCACAGTCCCAAAACAGGGACGTTGCAGGGACTTGATCCAGGTGCTTAGCAATGCTAGTTCTGTGAAGCACAGTGAAAAGCTTTTGCTTGTGGAG ATACGAAACCATATGATTCAGAGATTTTTAGAAGACCCATTAATATCATTGTCTACCATCAAAGATGATGACCATCTTGCTGCTTATAAGGTTCCAAAATtgccaaacaaaacaaagtatCTTCAGTTGATACATCGCCGTCGAGAACA AGGAATTAGTGATTCCCAGGTTGCATCAGGATGGAGACCCTATGGAATACCTCTCGTCTCGCCAATCTCTTGTGTTGATGAAATTAAAGGAGGCAATATACAGACGATTGTTCATAAAATGCTTTCTCCAATGCTTAAAGCTAAAAGTATGGATATATCCGGTGTAAGCTCAACAACAGCTGGATCAGACGCCTCTCTTGAATTGGGTTTACGCGAAACATGTACTGATTCCATTGTATCAAATTCAGCTAGCAAGGACATCACTAGTTCTGAAGTGGTGAAAGCCCAAGAATTGCCTCTAAAGTTGGTGGCTGAAAATAATTCATGCATTGATCTATCAGCGAGGAAAGATAAAGCCATCAAACTggcctcatcttcaacatcaatACTAATATATGTTGATTGGTCACAGAAGCTTTCGGAAAAGTATGATACTCATTATCTGGAAACCTTGCCAGAAGTTTATAAATATGGACCTGTAACAAAGAAAGCCCGAACTGAACCTCTCTCCTTATACACCTGCCTCGAAGCTTTTCTACGTGAAGAACCACTGGTGCCTGAAGATATGTG GTACTGCCCGAAGTGCAATGAGCGAAGGCAAGCAAGTAAGAAGCTTGATCTATGGAGGCTTCCAGAAGTGTTAGTCATCCATCTAAAGAGGTTCTCATACAGCAGGTCGATGAAGCATAAACTGGAAACCTTTGTGGATTTCCCAATCCATGGTTTTGATCTAACACGTTACGTTGCTAACAAAAACAACTCGCGACGTCAACTTTATGAGCTCTATGCCTTGACCAATCACATTGGCGGAATGGGTAGCGgccactacactgcacatatcAAG CTTCTAGACGAGAATAGGTGGTACAGTTTTGATGACAGTTGCGTATCACCGATAAATGAAGACGAGGTGAAGTCAGGCGCCGCGTATGTACTCTTTTATCGGCGTGTGCCAACTGAAGATGCAGCTGTTAGCGATGTGGCCTAG
- the LOC103428698 gene encoding ubiquitin carboxyl-terminal hydrolase 5 isoform X2, whose product MEAVSLCSSSSTELSPEEERILIRDIALAAEANSKEGDVFYLLTQRWWQRWIDYVNHDQPNNPNDASSVSEHCDSPGSSALKRPAGIDNSDLIYDAASEDTNSGMEIHDTLLEGRDYVLLPHEVWNRLHKWYGGGPTLPRKVISSGLSQPEMAVEVYPLRLQLLVMPKGDRSTVRISKKETIAELHRRACDIFDLSLEQVCIWDYYGRRKHALMNDMDKTLDDANIQMDQDILVEVLNPVNGNTSGGSPSSVRSLEKEASSVLVEPSKSSLSIAGGLSATRGASKNYSSELIHSQGLIARELDTTYPTTGVSTRGSSVGLTGLQNLGNTCFMNSAIQCLVHTPEFARYFREDYHQEINWQNPLGMVGELAVAFGELLRKLWAPGRTPVSPRPFKSKLARFAPQFSGYNQHDSQELLAFLLDGLHEDLNRVKHKPYIKSRDADGRPDEEVADEYWANHTARNDSIIVDVCQGQYKSTLVCPVCNKVSVTFDPFMYLSLPLQSTTTRTMTVTVFSCDGSALPSACTVTVPKQGRCRDLIQVLSNASSVKHSEKLLLVEIRNHMIQRFLEDPLISLSTIKDDDHLAAYKVPKLPNKTKYLQLIHRRREQGISDSQVASGWRPYGIPLVSPISCVDEIKGGNIQTIVHKMLSPMLKAKSMDISGVSSTTAGSDASLELGLRETCTDSIVSNSASKDITSSEVVKAQELPLKLVAENNSCIDLSARKDKAIKLASSSTSILIYVDWSQKLSEKYDTHYLETLPEVYKYGPVTKKARTEPLSLYTCLEAFLREEPLVPEDMWYCPKCNERRQASKKLDLWRLPEVLVIHLKRFSYSRSMKHKLETFVDFPIHGFDLTRYVANKNNSRRQLYELYALTNHIGGMGSGHYTAHIKLLDENRWYSFDDSCVSPINEDEVKSGAAYVLFYRRVPTEDAAVSDVA is encoded by the exons ATGGAGGCGGTGTCGCtgtgcagcagcagcagcacagAGCTTTCGCCGGAGGAAGAAAGGATTTTGATACGAGACATTGCTTTGGCTGCTGAAGCCAATTCCAAAGAGGGCGATGTCTTCTACTTGCTCACCCAAAG ATGGTGGCAACGTTGGATTGATTATGTGAACCATGACCAACCCAATAACCCGAATGATGCATCCTCGGTGTCGGAGCATTGTGATTCGCCCGGTTCCAGTGCCTTAAAGAGGCCTGCTGGTATTGATAATTCTGACTTGATATATGATGCAGCATCAGAGGACACCAATTCGGGCATGGAGATACATGATACGTTACTGGAAGGCCGCGATTATGTCTTGCTCCCGCATGAAGTTTGGAACCGATTGCATAAATG GTATGGTGGTGGTCCAACATTGCCAAGGAAAGTGATTAGTTCAGGTCTTTCTCAGCCGGAGATGGCAGTAGAAGTGTACCCTCTGCGGCTTCAATTACTTGTGATGCCAAAAGGTGACCGCTCTACTGTACGAATAAGCAAGAAG GAAACCATTGCAGAGCTTCACAGAAGAGCTTGTGATATCTTTGATCTTAGCTTGGAACAA GTGTGCATTTGGGATTACTATGGACGCCGGAAACATGCCCTGATGAACGACATGGATAAAACTCTTGATGATGCCAATATACAGATGGATCAGGAT ATTCTGGTGGAGGTGCTTAACCCTGTCAATGGTAACACATCGGGCGGATCCCCGAGTTCTGTTCGCTCTTTAGAGAAGGAAGCTTCCTCTGTTCTTGTAGAGCCTTCTAAGTCAAGCTTGTCGATTGCAGGAGGTTTATCTGCAACCAGGGGTGCATCAAAGAACTACAGCTCAGAGCTCATACATAGTCAAGGCCTGATTGCAAGGGAACTGGATACTACATATCCTACGACTGGTGTTAGTACTAGGGGGTCATCTGTTGGTTTGACTGGGTTGCAAAACCTTGGGAATACTTGTTTTATGAATAGTGCTATACAGTGCCTCGTTCATACACCGGAGTTCGCTAGATATTTTCGGGAAGATTATCATCAAGAGATAAACTGGCAAAACCCTCTAGGCATGGTT GGTGAGCTAGCTGTAGCATTTGGTGAGTTACTGCGGAAGCTATGGGCACCTGGACGAACACCAGTGTCCCCTCGAccttttaaatcaaaacttgCTCGCTTTGCGCCTCAGTTTAGTGGTTATAATCAGCACGATTCTCAG GAGCTTTTGGCATTTTTGCTAGATGGTCTTCATGAAGATCTGAATCGCGTGAAACACAAACCTTATATAAAGTCTAGAGATGCTGATGGCCGGCCTGATGAAGAAGTCGCGGATGAGTATTGGGCAAACCACACTGCTCGTAATGATTCTATAATTGTTGATGTGTGCCAA GGCCAATATAAGTCAACTTTGGTTTGTCCCGTTTGCAATAAAGTCTCTGTTACGTTTGATCCCTTTATGTACCTTTCGTTGCCACTCCAGTCCACCACCACTAGAACAATGACAGTGACAGTTTTTTCTTGCGATGGAAGTGCATTGCCGTCTGCTTGCACTGTCACAGTCCCAAAACAGGGACGTTGCAGGGACTTGATCCAGGTGCTTAGCAATGCTAGTTCTGTGAAGCACAGTGAAAAGCTTTTGCTTGTGGAG ATACGAAACCATATGATTCAGAGATTTTTAGAAGACCCATTAATATCATTGTCTACCATCAAAGATGATGACCATCTTGCTGCTTATAAGGTTCCAAAATtgccaaacaaaacaaagtatCTTCAGTTGATACATCGCCGTCGAGAACA AGGAATTAGTGATTCCCAGGTTGCATCAGGATGGAGACCCTATGGAATACCTCTCGTCTCGCCAATCTCTTGTGTTGATGAAATTAAAGGAGGCAATATACAGACGATTGTTCATAAAATGCTTTCTCCAATGCTTAAAGCTAAAAGTATGGATATATCCGGTGTAAGCTCAACAACAGCTGGATCAGACGCCTCTCTTGAATTGGGTTTACGCGAAACATGTACTGATTCCATTGTATCAAATTCAGCTAGCAAGGACATCACTAGTTCTGAAGTGGTGAAAGCCCAAGAATTGCCTCTAAAGTTGGTGGCTGAAAATAATTCATGCATTGATCTATCAGCGAGGAAAGATAAAGCCATCAAACTggcctcatcttcaacatcaatACTAATATATGTTGATTGGTCACAGAAGCTTTCGGAAAAGTATGATACTCATTATCTGGAAACCTTGCCAGAAGTTTATAAATATGGACCTGTAACAAAGAAAGCCCGAACTGAACCTCTCTCCTTATACACCTGCCTCGAAGCTTTTCTACGTGAAGAACCACTGGTGCCTGAAGATATGTG GTACTGCCCGAAGTGCAATGAGCGAAGGCAAGCAAGTAAGAAGCTTGATCTATGGAGGCTTCCAGAAGTGTTAGTCATCCATCTAAAGAGGTTCTCATACAGCAGGTCGATGAAGCATAAACTGGAAACCTTTGTGGATTTCCCAATCCATGGTTTTGATCTAACACGTTACGTTGCTAACAAAAACAACTCGCGACGTCAACTTTATGAGCTCTATGCCTTGACCAATCACATTGGCGGAATGGGTAGCGgccactacactgcacatatcAAG CTTCTAGACGAGAATAGGTGGTACAGTTTTGATGACAGTTGCGTATCACCGATAAATGAAGACGAGGTGAAGTCAGGCGCCGCGTATGTACTCTTTTATCGGCGTGTGCCAACTGAAGATGCAGCTGTTAGCGATGTGGCCTAG
- the LOC103428698 gene encoding ubiquitin carboxyl-terminal hydrolase 5 isoform X3, whose protein sequence is MEAVSLCSSSSTELSPEEERILIRDIALAAEANSKEGDVFYLLTQRWWQRWIDYVNHDQPNNPNDASSVSEHCDSPGSSALKRPAGIDNSDLIYDAASEDTNSGMEIHDTLLEGRDYVLLPHEVWNRLHKWYGGGPTLPRKVISSGLSQPEMAVEVYPLRLQLLVMPKGDRSTVRISKKETIAELHRRACDIFDLSLEQVCIWDYYGRRKHALMNDMDKTLDDANIQMDQDQILVEVLNPVNGGLSATRGASKNYSSELIHSQGLIARELDTTYPTTGVSTRGSSVGLTGLQNLGNTCFMNSAIQCLVHTPEFARYFREDYHQEINWQNPLGMVGELAVAFGELLRKLWAPGRTPVSPRPFKSKLARFAPQFSGYNQHDSQELLAFLLDGLHEDLNRVKHKPYIKSRDADGRPDEEVADEYWANHTARNDSIIVDVCQGQYKSTLVCPVCNKVSVTFDPFMYLSLPLQSTTTRTMTVTVFSCDGSALPSACTVTVPKQGRCRDLIQVLSNASSVKHSEKLLLVEIRNHMIQRFLEDPLISLSTIKDDDHLAAYKVPKLPNKTKYLQLIHRRREQGISDSQVASGWRPYGIPLVSPISCVDEIKGGNIQTIVHKMLSPMLKAKSMDISGVSSTTAGSDASLELGLRETCTDSIVSNSASKDITSSEVVKAQELPLKLVAENNSCIDLSARKDKAIKLASSSTSILIYVDWSQKLSEKYDTHYLETLPEVYKYGPVTKKARTEPLSLYTCLEAFLREEPLVPEDMWYCPKCNERRQASKKLDLWRLPEVLVIHLKRFSYSRSMKHKLETFVDFPIHGFDLTRYVANKNNSRRQLYELYALTNHIGGMGSGHYTAHIKLLDENRWYSFDDSCVSPINEDEVKSGAAYVLFYRRVPTEDAAVSDVA, encoded by the exons ATGGAGGCGGTGTCGCtgtgcagcagcagcagcacagAGCTTTCGCCGGAGGAAGAAAGGATTTTGATACGAGACATTGCTTTGGCTGCTGAAGCCAATTCCAAAGAGGGCGATGTCTTCTACTTGCTCACCCAAAG ATGGTGGCAACGTTGGATTGATTATGTGAACCATGACCAACCCAATAACCCGAATGATGCATCCTCGGTGTCGGAGCATTGTGATTCGCCCGGTTCCAGTGCCTTAAAGAGGCCTGCTGGTATTGATAATTCTGACTTGATATATGATGCAGCATCAGAGGACACCAATTCGGGCATGGAGATACATGATACGTTACTGGAAGGCCGCGATTATGTCTTGCTCCCGCATGAAGTTTGGAACCGATTGCATAAATG GTATGGTGGTGGTCCAACATTGCCAAGGAAAGTGATTAGTTCAGGTCTTTCTCAGCCGGAGATGGCAGTAGAAGTGTACCCTCTGCGGCTTCAATTACTTGTGATGCCAAAAGGTGACCGCTCTACTGTACGAATAAGCAAGAAG GAAACCATTGCAGAGCTTCACAGAAGAGCTTGTGATATCTTTGATCTTAGCTTGGAACAA GTGTGCATTTGGGATTACTATGGACGCCGGAAACATGCCCTGATGAACGACATGGATAAAACTCTTGATGATGCCAATATACAGATGGATCAGGAT CAGATTCTGGTGGAGGTGCTTAACCCTGTCAATG GAGGTTTATCTGCAACCAGGGGTGCATCAAAGAACTACAGCTCAGAGCTCATACATAGTCAAGGCCTGATTGCAAGGGAACTGGATACTACATATCCTACGACTGGTGTTAGTACTAGGGGGTCATCTGTTGGTTTGACTGGGTTGCAAAACCTTGGGAATACTTGTTTTATGAATAGTGCTATACAGTGCCTCGTTCATACACCGGAGTTCGCTAGATATTTTCGGGAAGATTATCATCAAGAGATAAACTGGCAAAACCCTCTAGGCATGGTT GGTGAGCTAGCTGTAGCATTTGGTGAGTTACTGCGGAAGCTATGGGCACCTGGACGAACACCAGTGTCCCCTCGAccttttaaatcaaaacttgCTCGCTTTGCGCCTCAGTTTAGTGGTTATAATCAGCACGATTCTCAG GAGCTTTTGGCATTTTTGCTAGATGGTCTTCATGAAGATCTGAATCGCGTGAAACACAAACCTTATATAAAGTCTAGAGATGCTGATGGCCGGCCTGATGAAGAAGTCGCGGATGAGTATTGGGCAAACCACACTGCTCGTAATGATTCTATAATTGTTGATGTGTGCCAA GGCCAATATAAGTCAACTTTGGTTTGTCCCGTTTGCAATAAAGTCTCTGTTACGTTTGATCCCTTTATGTACCTTTCGTTGCCACTCCAGTCCACCACCACTAGAACAATGACAGTGACAGTTTTTTCTTGCGATGGAAGTGCATTGCCGTCTGCTTGCACTGTCACAGTCCCAAAACAGGGACGTTGCAGGGACTTGATCCAGGTGCTTAGCAATGCTAGTTCTGTGAAGCACAGTGAAAAGCTTTTGCTTGTGGAG ATACGAAACCATATGATTCAGAGATTTTTAGAAGACCCATTAATATCATTGTCTACCATCAAAGATGATGACCATCTTGCTGCTTATAAGGTTCCAAAATtgccaaacaaaacaaagtatCTTCAGTTGATACATCGCCGTCGAGAACA AGGAATTAGTGATTCCCAGGTTGCATCAGGATGGAGACCCTATGGAATACCTCTCGTCTCGCCAATCTCTTGTGTTGATGAAATTAAAGGAGGCAATATACAGACGATTGTTCATAAAATGCTTTCTCCAATGCTTAAAGCTAAAAGTATGGATATATCCGGTGTAAGCTCAACAACAGCTGGATCAGACGCCTCTCTTGAATTGGGTTTACGCGAAACATGTACTGATTCCATTGTATCAAATTCAGCTAGCAAGGACATCACTAGTTCTGAAGTGGTGAAAGCCCAAGAATTGCCTCTAAAGTTGGTGGCTGAAAATAATTCATGCATTGATCTATCAGCGAGGAAAGATAAAGCCATCAAACTggcctcatcttcaacatcaatACTAATATATGTTGATTGGTCACAGAAGCTTTCGGAAAAGTATGATACTCATTATCTGGAAACCTTGCCAGAAGTTTATAAATATGGACCTGTAACAAAGAAAGCCCGAACTGAACCTCTCTCCTTATACACCTGCCTCGAAGCTTTTCTACGTGAAGAACCACTGGTGCCTGAAGATATGTG GTACTGCCCGAAGTGCAATGAGCGAAGGCAAGCAAGTAAGAAGCTTGATCTATGGAGGCTTCCAGAAGTGTTAGTCATCCATCTAAAGAGGTTCTCATACAGCAGGTCGATGAAGCATAAACTGGAAACCTTTGTGGATTTCCCAATCCATGGTTTTGATCTAACACGTTACGTTGCTAACAAAAACAACTCGCGACGTCAACTTTATGAGCTCTATGCCTTGACCAATCACATTGGCGGAATGGGTAGCGgccactacactgcacatatcAAG CTTCTAGACGAGAATAGGTGGTACAGTTTTGATGACAGTTGCGTATCACCGATAAATGAAGACGAGGTGAAGTCAGGCGCCGCGTATGTACTCTTTTATCGGCGTGTGCCAACTGAAGATGCAGCTGTTAGCGATGTGGCCTAG
- the LOC103428698 gene encoding ubiquitin carboxyl-terminal hydrolase 5 isoform X4, protein MEAVSLCSSSSTELSPEEERILIRDIALAAEANSKEGDVFYLLTQRWWQRWIDYVNHDQPNNPNDASSVSEHCDSPGSSALKRPAGIDNSDLIYDAASEDTNSGMEIHDTLLEGRDYVLLPHEVWNRLHKWYGGGPTLPRKVISSGLSQPEMAVEVYPLRLQLLVMPKGDRSTVRISKKETIAELHRRACDIFDLSLEQVCIWDYYGRRKHALMNDMDKTLDDANIQMDQDILVEVLNPVNGGLSATRGASKNYSSELIHSQGLIARELDTTYPTTGVSTRGSSVGLTGLQNLGNTCFMNSAIQCLVHTPEFARYFREDYHQEINWQNPLGMVGELAVAFGELLRKLWAPGRTPVSPRPFKSKLARFAPQFSGYNQHDSQELLAFLLDGLHEDLNRVKHKPYIKSRDADGRPDEEVADEYWANHTARNDSIIVDVCQGQYKSTLVCPVCNKVSVTFDPFMYLSLPLQSTTTRTMTVTVFSCDGSALPSACTVTVPKQGRCRDLIQVLSNASSVKHSEKLLLVEIRNHMIQRFLEDPLISLSTIKDDDHLAAYKVPKLPNKTKYLQLIHRRREQGISDSQVASGWRPYGIPLVSPISCVDEIKGGNIQTIVHKMLSPMLKAKSMDISGVSSTTAGSDASLELGLRETCTDSIVSNSASKDITSSEVVKAQELPLKLVAENNSCIDLSARKDKAIKLASSSTSILIYVDWSQKLSEKYDTHYLETLPEVYKYGPVTKKARTEPLSLYTCLEAFLREEPLVPEDMWYCPKCNERRQASKKLDLWRLPEVLVIHLKRFSYSRSMKHKLETFVDFPIHGFDLTRYVANKNNSRRQLYELYALTNHIGGMGSGHYTAHIKLLDENRWYSFDDSCVSPINEDEVKSGAAYVLFYRRVPTEDAAVSDVA, encoded by the exons ATGGAGGCGGTGTCGCtgtgcagcagcagcagcacagAGCTTTCGCCGGAGGAAGAAAGGATTTTGATACGAGACATTGCTTTGGCTGCTGAAGCCAATTCCAAAGAGGGCGATGTCTTCTACTTGCTCACCCAAAG ATGGTGGCAACGTTGGATTGATTATGTGAACCATGACCAACCCAATAACCCGAATGATGCATCCTCGGTGTCGGAGCATTGTGATTCGCCCGGTTCCAGTGCCTTAAAGAGGCCTGCTGGTATTGATAATTCTGACTTGATATATGATGCAGCATCAGAGGACACCAATTCGGGCATGGAGATACATGATACGTTACTGGAAGGCCGCGATTATGTCTTGCTCCCGCATGAAGTTTGGAACCGATTGCATAAATG GTATGGTGGTGGTCCAACATTGCCAAGGAAAGTGATTAGTTCAGGTCTTTCTCAGCCGGAGATGGCAGTAGAAGTGTACCCTCTGCGGCTTCAATTACTTGTGATGCCAAAAGGTGACCGCTCTACTGTACGAATAAGCAAGAAG GAAACCATTGCAGAGCTTCACAGAAGAGCTTGTGATATCTTTGATCTTAGCTTGGAACAA GTGTGCATTTGGGATTACTATGGACGCCGGAAACATGCCCTGATGAACGACATGGATAAAACTCTTGATGATGCCAATATACAGATGGATCAGGAT ATTCTGGTGGAGGTGCTTAACCCTGTCAATG GAGGTTTATCTGCAACCAGGGGTGCATCAAAGAACTACAGCTCAGAGCTCATACATAGTCAAGGCCTGATTGCAAGGGAACTGGATACTACATATCCTACGACTGGTGTTAGTACTAGGGGGTCATCTGTTGGTTTGACTGGGTTGCAAAACCTTGGGAATACTTGTTTTATGAATAGTGCTATACAGTGCCTCGTTCATACACCGGAGTTCGCTAGATATTTTCGGGAAGATTATCATCAAGAGATAAACTGGCAAAACCCTCTAGGCATGGTT GGTGAGCTAGCTGTAGCATTTGGTGAGTTACTGCGGAAGCTATGGGCACCTGGACGAACACCAGTGTCCCCTCGAccttttaaatcaaaacttgCTCGCTTTGCGCCTCAGTTTAGTGGTTATAATCAGCACGATTCTCAG GAGCTTTTGGCATTTTTGCTAGATGGTCTTCATGAAGATCTGAATCGCGTGAAACACAAACCTTATATAAAGTCTAGAGATGCTGATGGCCGGCCTGATGAAGAAGTCGCGGATGAGTATTGGGCAAACCACACTGCTCGTAATGATTCTATAATTGTTGATGTGTGCCAA GGCCAATATAAGTCAACTTTGGTTTGTCCCGTTTGCAATAAAGTCTCTGTTACGTTTGATCCCTTTATGTACCTTTCGTTGCCACTCCAGTCCACCACCACTAGAACAATGACAGTGACAGTTTTTTCTTGCGATGGAAGTGCATTGCCGTCTGCTTGCACTGTCACAGTCCCAAAACAGGGACGTTGCAGGGACTTGATCCAGGTGCTTAGCAATGCTAGTTCTGTGAAGCACAGTGAAAAGCTTTTGCTTGTGGAG ATACGAAACCATATGATTCAGAGATTTTTAGAAGACCCATTAATATCATTGTCTACCATCAAAGATGATGACCATCTTGCTGCTTATAAGGTTCCAAAATtgccaaacaaaacaaagtatCTTCAGTTGATACATCGCCGTCGAGAACA AGGAATTAGTGATTCCCAGGTTGCATCAGGATGGAGACCCTATGGAATACCTCTCGTCTCGCCAATCTCTTGTGTTGATGAAATTAAAGGAGGCAATATACAGACGATTGTTCATAAAATGCTTTCTCCAATGCTTAAAGCTAAAAGTATGGATATATCCGGTGTAAGCTCAACAACAGCTGGATCAGACGCCTCTCTTGAATTGGGTTTACGCGAAACATGTACTGATTCCATTGTATCAAATTCAGCTAGCAAGGACATCACTAGTTCTGAAGTGGTGAAAGCCCAAGAATTGCCTCTAAAGTTGGTGGCTGAAAATAATTCATGCATTGATCTATCAGCGAGGAAAGATAAAGCCATCAAACTggcctcatcttcaacatcaatACTAATATATGTTGATTGGTCACAGAAGCTTTCGGAAAAGTATGATACTCATTATCTGGAAACCTTGCCAGAAGTTTATAAATATGGACCTGTAACAAAGAAAGCCCGAACTGAACCTCTCTCCTTATACACCTGCCTCGAAGCTTTTCTACGTGAAGAACCACTGGTGCCTGAAGATATGTG GTACTGCCCGAAGTGCAATGAGCGAAGGCAAGCAAGTAAGAAGCTTGATCTATGGAGGCTTCCAGAAGTGTTAGTCATCCATCTAAAGAGGTTCTCATACAGCAGGTCGATGAAGCATAAACTGGAAACCTTTGTGGATTTCCCAATCCATGGTTTTGATCTAACACGTTACGTTGCTAACAAAAACAACTCGCGACGTCAACTTTATGAGCTCTATGCCTTGACCAATCACATTGGCGGAATGGGTAGCGgccactacactgcacatatcAAG CTTCTAGACGAGAATAGGTGGTACAGTTTTGATGACAGTTGCGTATCACCGATAAATGAAGACGAGGTGAAGTCAGGCGCCGCGTATGTACTCTTTTATCGGCGTGTGCCAACTGAAGATGCAGCTGTTAGCGATGTGGCCTAG